From Litorilinea aerophila, a single genomic window includes:
- a CDS encoding amidohydrolase family protein has translation MLPFPIVDTHVHLWDPNRLRYSWLTGNPVLNRPYLLEDYRQAIGPVQVEKMVFLQCDCDPAQFREEAAWVAELAREEPRLQGMVPWAPLEQGDAARPDLEWLAAMPLVKGVRRILQSEPDPEFCLRPDFVKGVQALADYGLSFDICIYHFQLPGVIRLVAQCPEVSFILDHIGKPDIRQGQLDPWREHIRELAAFPNVWCKVSGLVTEADHRRWTREELKPYIDHVIEAFGFDRVMYGSDWPVAVQATDYPRWVETLAWAVEGCSQEELRRLFRDNAIAFYRLDAGTDNG, from the coding sequence ATGCTCCCCTTCCCCATCGTCGACACCCACGTCCATCTGTGGGATCCCAACCGGTTGCGCTATTCCTGGCTGACGGGCAACCCGGTACTGAATCGCCCCTACCTGTTGGAGGACTACCGCCAGGCCATCGGTCCGGTCCAGGTGGAGAAGATGGTTTTTCTCCAGTGTGACTGCGACCCGGCCCAGTTTCGGGAGGAGGCGGCCTGGGTGGCGGAGCTGGCCCGGGAGGAGCCCCGCCTGCAGGGCATGGTCCCCTGGGCGCCCCTGGAACAGGGAGATGCCGCCCGCCCCGACCTGGAGTGGCTGGCCGCGATGCCCCTGGTCAAGGGCGTCCGCCGTATCCTCCAGTCTGAGCCGGATCCGGAGTTCTGCCTGCGGCCGGACTTTGTGAAGGGCGTCCAGGCCCTGGCCGATTATGGCCTGAGCTTCGACATCTGCATCTACCACTTCCAGCTGCCGGGGGTCATCCGTCTGGTGGCCCAGTGCCCGGAAGTCTCCTTTATCCTGGACCACATCGGCAAGCCGGATATCCGCCAGGGCCAGCTGGACCCCTGGCGGGAACACATCCGGGAGCTGGCCGCCTTCCCCAACGTCTGGTGCAAGGTCTCCGGGCTGGTGACCGAGGCGGACCATCGTCGCTGGACCCGGGAGGAGCTGAAGCCATACATCGACCACGTCATCGAGGCCTTCGGCTTCGACCGGGTGATGTACGGCAGCGACTGGCCCGTCGCGGTCCAGGCCACCGACTACCCCCGCTGGGTGGAGACCCTGGCCTGGGCGGTGGAGGGCTGCAGCCAGGAGGAGCTGCGCCGGCTCTTCCGGGACAACGCCATCGCCTTCTACCGGCTGGATGCGGGAACGGACAATGGTTAA
- a CDS encoding alpha/beta fold hydrolase yields MPLLFDMPFEQLQTYQGTNPRPADHDTYWERALAEMRAVDPQVELVPAEFQVPFAHCFHLYFTGVGGARVHAKLLHPKDAPRPHPAVLMFHGYSGSSGDWSDKLGYVAAGYTVAALDCRGQGGLSQDPGGVAGWTLRGHIIRGLDDSPDKLLYRQIFLDTAQLACIVMEMPEVDPDRVGATGGSQGGGLTLACAALEPRIKLAAPVFPFLCDYQRVWHLELAKNAYAELEEYFRRFDPLHEREQEIFTKLGYIDVQHLAPRIQAEVMMATGFADRICPPSTQFAAYNKIRSKKSLRIYPDFGHENLPGNSDAIFQFLSRL; encoded by the coding sequence ATGCCGCTGCTCTTTGACATGCCCTTTGAGCAACTGCAGACCTACCAGGGCACCAATCCCCGGCCGGCAGACCACGACACCTACTGGGAGCGGGCGCTGGCCGAAATGCGGGCCGTGGATCCCCAGGTGGAGCTGGTCCCGGCGGAGTTCCAGGTTCCCTTCGCCCACTGTTTTCACCTCTACTTCACCGGTGTGGGCGGCGCGCGGGTCCACGCCAAACTGCTCCACCCCAAGGACGCGCCCCGGCCTCACCCGGCCGTGCTCATGTTCCACGGCTATTCCGGTAGCTCGGGCGATTGGTCCGACAAGTTGGGCTACGTGGCCGCGGGCTACACCGTGGCCGCGCTGGACTGCCGGGGCCAGGGCGGGCTCTCCCAGGATCCCGGCGGCGTGGCAGGCTGGACCCTGCGGGGGCACATCATCCGGGGGTTGGACGACTCGCCGGACAAGCTGCTCTACCGCCAGATCTTCCTGGACACGGCCCAGCTGGCCTGCATCGTCATGGAGATGCCGGAGGTGGATCCGGACCGGGTGGGCGCCACCGGGGGCAGCCAGGGCGGCGGCCTGACCCTGGCCTGCGCCGCGCTGGAGCCCCGCATCAAGCTGGCCGCGCCGGTCTTCCCCTTCCTCTGTGACTACCAGCGGGTCTGGCATCTGGAGCTGGCCAAGAACGCCTACGCGGAGCTGGAGGAGTACTTCCGCCGCTTCGATCCCCTCCACGAGCGGGAGCAGGAGATCTTCACCAAACTGGGCTACATCGACGTCCAGCACCTGGCCCCCCGCATCCAGGCCGAGGTGATGATGGCCACCGGCTTCGCCGACCGCATCTGCCCACCGTCCACCCAGTTCGCCGCCTACAACAAGATCCGCAGCAAGAAGTCCCTGCGCATCTACCCGGATTTCGGCCACGAGAATCTGCCCGGCAACAGCGATGCCATCTTCCAGTTCCTGAGCCGGCTATAG
- a CDS encoding sedoheptulokinase produces the protein MKLIAIDLGTTFIKGAVLNLDELTIHHIVRTAFPPPLPDLPPHFFEVEPQAVVAEVQELLGRLLSLEPEAAGLVMCSQMHGLVLTDPAGRPRSNAITWRDQRTLLPHPSGAGSHFDVIRERIGPEAAVELGNGLRPGLPLCALFWLAEEGLLPDEPLVPAPLPDFVLGQLSGQTPCAEPTNAASHGALNLATGDWHREVIAALGLERLRWPALRPVTEAPYTVEVDGRRLPCFMPVGDHQCAIVGALVQEDELSLNISTGSQVSQIVSRWQPGDYETRPFFDGRFLNTITSIPAGRALNALVDLLLELDRAERTTVGDPWRYIASAVTAIPETDLEVNLNFFAVDGGSAGAITNIREDNLSVGHLFRAAFKHMAENYQAAARRLAPDGTPGWRRLVFSGGVAQRFATLRDLIAARLQAEYRLCSTPEDTLLGLLALGLVAAGRVATVRDATRQLFSRYL, from the coding sequence TCGTACGCACGGCGTTCCCGCCTCCCCTGCCCGATCTGCCGCCCCACTTTTTCGAGGTGGAGCCCCAGGCCGTGGTGGCGGAGGTGCAGGAGCTGCTGGGGCGCCTGCTCTCCCTGGAGCCGGAGGCGGCCGGCCTGGTGATGTGCAGCCAGATGCACGGCCTGGTGCTGACCGACCCGGCGGGCCGCCCCCGCTCCAACGCCATCACCTGGCGGGACCAGCGCACCCTGTTGCCCCACCCGTCGGGCGCGGGCAGCCATTTCGACGTCATCCGGGAGCGCATCGGGCCGGAGGCGGCCGTGGAGCTGGGCAACGGCCTGCGGCCAGGGCTGCCCCTCTGCGCCCTCTTCTGGCTGGCCGAGGAAGGGCTGCTGCCCGATGAACCCCTGGTGCCCGCGCCATTGCCGGACTTCGTGCTGGGGCAACTCTCGGGCCAGACGCCCTGCGCCGAGCCCACCAACGCCGCGTCCCACGGCGCGTTGAACCTGGCCACGGGCGACTGGCATCGGGAGGTCATCGCCGCCCTGGGGTTGGAGCGCCTGCGCTGGCCAGCCCTGCGCCCGGTGACCGAGGCGCCCTACACCGTAGAGGTGGACGGCCGGCGCCTGCCCTGCTTCATGCCCGTGGGTGACCACCAGTGCGCCATCGTGGGCGCGCTGGTCCAGGAGGACGAGCTTTCCCTGAACATCTCCACCGGTTCCCAGGTGAGCCAGATCGTCTCCCGGTGGCAACCCGGGGACTACGAGACTCGGCCCTTTTTTGACGGCCGCTTCCTGAACACCATCACCAGCATCCCTGCCGGCCGCGCCCTCAACGCCCTGGTGGACCTGCTCCTGGAGCTGGACCGGGCGGAGCGCACCACCGTGGGCGACCCGTGGCGCTACATCGCCAGCGCGGTGACTGCCATCCCGGAGACGGACCTGGAGGTCAACCTGAACTTCTTCGCCGTGGACGGGGGCAGCGCGGGGGCCATCACCAACATCCGGGAGGACAACCTGTCGGTGGGGCACCTCTTTCGGGCGGCCTTCAAACACATGGCCGAGAACTACCAGGCCGCGGCCCGGCGCCTTGCCCCGGACGGCACGCCCGGCTGGCGGCGGCTGGTCTTTTCCGGCGGCGTGGCCCAGCGCTTCGCCACCCTGCGGGACCTGATCGCGGCCCGGCTGCAGGCAGAATACCGGCTCTGCTCCACGCCCGAGGATACCCTGCTGGGCCTGCTGGCCCTGGGCCTGGTGGCCGCGGGACGGGTGGCCACCGTCCGGGACGCCACTCGTCAGCTGTTCAGCCGCTATCTCTGA